One Arthrobacter sp. StoSoilB20 DNA segment encodes these proteins:
- a CDS encoding EthD family reductase, which produces MMPKRITYLEKRDGMPREAFRAHWSTAHAEIARALPGVVAYRQNHVHQSFALASEGNSYAVDGIVELWFEDEGVVRAGYDSDVAERLAADETNFLSGLTGGAVSASEPHGPSPHKLWLLARWQNEESADQDAVTAWADRMADEWFGAIDASVNFLAPGCQLLTRNALRAEPLIPQVAMAFAFADETSAATAASQVYKSIKSLTGVVNGVHGYLAHELVII; this is translated from the coding sequence ATGATGCCGAAACGCATTACGTATCTAGAAAAACGTGACGGGATGCCGCGCGAGGCTTTCCGCGCCCATTGGTCCACCGCTCACGCTGAGATTGCACGTGCCCTTCCCGGTGTGGTCGCTTACCGGCAAAATCATGTGCACCAGTCGTTTGCCTTGGCTTCCGAGGGCAATTCCTATGCTGTCGACGGCATTGTGGAACTCTGGTTTGAGGACGAGGGTGTGGTTCGCGCCGGTTACGATTCGGACGTTGCCGAACGACTGGCTGCTGATGAAACGAACTTCTTGAGCGGGTTGACGGGAGGGGCCGTTTCCGCCAGCGAGCCGCATGGCCCGTCTCCCCACAAACTGTGGCTACTCGCCCGCTGGCAGAATGAGGAATCTGCGGACCAGGACGCGGTGACGGCCTGGGCTGACCGCATGGCCGATGAGTGGTTCGGCGCGATTGACGCGAGCGTGAACTTCCTGGCTCCCGGTTGCCAGCTGCTTACACGCAACGCCTTACGTGCCGAACCCCTAATCCCGCAAGTGGCGATGGCTTTCGCCTTCGCTGACGAGACGTCGGCGGCTACGGCGGCAAGCCAGGTCTACAAGAGCATTAAGTCCTTGACTGGCGTGGTGAATGGCGTGCACGGCTACCTAGCCCATGAATTGGTCATCATCTGA
- a CDS encoding TetR/AcrR family transcriptional regulator, translated as MVATAERGTAQAIREEAAKLFFERGYDATSLRQVASAVGLMVGSLYNHIDSKEHLLLQIMGGIIDDLLASARKAVEIDGDAVDKLQAALAAHLRFHAERAQEVFIGNAELRSLSDDAREVVIAKRHEYELFLQELIEEAGRAGLAEVIDPRIHVYSFVAQATHIASWFKPGGRMSLDEIVSVYTKLALRELNVPDADARVDR; from the coding sequence ATGGTTGCGACGGCGGAACGTGGGACTGCGCAGGCTATCCGCGAGGAAGCGGCAAAGCTGTTTTTTGAGCGGGGCTACGACGCTACAAGTCTTCGGCAGGTGGCTTCGGCTGTCGGGCTGATGGTCGGGAGCCTGTACAACCACATCGACAGCAAGGAACACCTCCTGCTGCAGATCATGGGCGGGATCATCGATGACCTCCTGGCCAGTGCGCGCAAGGCCGTAGAGATCGACGGCGATGCCGTGGACAAACTCCAAGCGGCGCTTGCCGCCCATCTTAGGTTCCATGCCGAGCGCGCCCAGGAAGTCTTTATCGGCAACGCCGAGTTGCGTTCCCTCTCCGATGACGCACGCGAGGTCGTGATTGCCAAGCGCCACGAATATGAACTGTTCCTCCAAGAGCTCATCGAAGAGGCTGGACGTGCCGGGCTAGCCGAAGTCATCGATCCCCGAATCCATGTGTACAGCTTCGTTGCCCAGGCCACGCACATTGCGTCCTGGTTCAAGCCTGGCGGACGCATGTCTCTGGACGAGATCGTGTCCGTCTACACGAAGCTCGCCCTTCGGGAACTGAACGTGCCCGACGCGGACGCAAGGGTCGACAGGTAG
- a CDS encoding acyl-CoA dehydrogenase family protein — protein sequence MSITTHSDSPLDSPALPGSLDDLRQKLIGLLEQQVTEERLIAHDEGEIYDVELWRVLANAGFIQLEAAIGGPKAKHRSQTMVLEELGARATSMGVSFVVQYMGVELLHTFGTRAQQDRFLAPLFAGDAKMSFALSEPAGGTDVARAMTTRAVEQTDGSFLISGAKKWIGGASDADYLIVLARTSDIRRSSIDGITMFIVPRDTPGIMTTPIDTMGIRALEQCDIEFSDVRVPAALVLGQVDKGFRHVLGTLNGERLNGAAVALGIARGALDYAVDYVKERHAFGRPIGAFQSLQHKLVDSSVKVESARLLLERAALTSDEHAGADETLSAMAKLAAADAATTVTDVGMRAMGGWGFLRQLPMQRYFRDARLYTFAPLTDDMIRNYIGEQHLGLPRSY from the coding sequence ATGAGCATCACCACACATAGCGATTCCCCCCTTGACTCGCCGGCACTTCCCGGATCTCTTGATGATCTGAGGCAGAAGCTGATCGGGCTGCTGGAACAGCAGGTCACTGAAGAACGGCTCATTGCCCATGACGAAGGTGAGATCTACGACGTCGAACTTTGGCGGGTCCTGGCGAATGCTGGTTTCATCCAGTTAGAGGCAGCCATTGGCGGACCTAAAGCCAAACACCGCAGCCAGACGATGGTGCTGGAGGAACTCGGCGCACGCGCCACGTCCATGGGCGTCAGTTTCGTGGTCCAGTATATGGGTGTTGAACTTCTCCATACGTTCGGCACAAGGGCGCAGCAGGACCGTTTCCTCGCTCCGCTGTTTGCAGGCGATGCGAAGATGTCGTTCGCCTTGAGTGAGCCAGCTGGCGGGACCGACGTTGCTCGCGCCATGACCACCCGAGCGGTCGAGCAGACTGACGGGTCCTTCCTGATCAGCGGAGCCAAGAAGTGGATTGGCGGAGCTTCCGACGCTGACTACCTGATCGTCCTGGCACGCACCAGCGACATTCGGCGCTCTTCCATCGACGGAATCACCATGTTCATCGTCCCCCGCGACACACCCGGCATAATGACTACTCCGATCGACACCATGGGTATCCGAGCGTTGGAACAATGCGACATCGAATTTTCCGATGTTCGGGTCCCGGCTGCACTGGTGCTGGGTCAGGTGGACAAGGGCTTCAGGCACGTTCTGGGGACACTCAACGGCGAGAGGCTCAACGGCGCAGCCGTCGCTCTAGGTATTGCCCGGGGTGCGCTGGATTACGCCGTGGATTACGTCAAGGAGCGGCACGCATTCGGCCGGCCCATCGGGGCTTTTCAGTCCTTGCAACACAAGCTAGTGGATAGCAGCGTCAAAGTGGAAAGTGCAAGGCTTTTGCTCGAGAGGGCAGCCCTGACGTCGGATGAACACGCCGGTGCAGACGAGACCCTCTCAGCCATGGCGAAGCTCGCAGCAGCCGATGCTGCCACCACCGTAACCGACGTCGGAATGCGCGCCATGGGCGGATGGGGGTTCCTCCGGCAATTACCCATGCAGCGCTACTTCCGGGACGCCAGACTTTACACTTTTGCTCCCCTCACAGACGACATGATCCGTAACTACATCGGTGAACAGCACCTCGGACTTCCGCGCTCATACTGA
- a CDS encoding MFS transporter, with protein MSELTNPVQASPPHVPEAPTFDPRTSRRAVASGTFGTALEWFDFAVYGTLSATLFPQLFFPSFDTNTAILASFATFGAGMVARPMGGIFFGALGDKIGRRNVLMFTLMLMGVSSVLIGLLPGYATAGLLAPTLLVLLRFLQGFALGGEASGVQVLVVEHAPTAHRGLYGGILATGSPLAQTFASITLTGLAMFLSKEDFASWGWRVPFLMGVLLLVVGVFIRRRVEETPAFKESQKKAAASAIPQERALAVIVKKPGTVIKLVLSWAASAGLFWISVTYAVNYLTKELGYDNSITFGLLLMANLISIPAAVLGGRLSDRIGRKKTMLLGLTMQGLAAATMFPIMNSMNYPASVAIITLALCGIQVTAGTQAAFFSEALPTSMRYTGSALGMTLAGLIFGAPIPFIAAWIFQNTSNGILALTCIGVGLVIISIIAVLSLPERYKQSLHSEH; from the coding sequence ATGTCGGAATTAACTAACCCCGTTCAAGCATCGCCGCCGCATGTGCCCGAAGCGCCCACATTCGATCCCCGGACGTCGCGCCGGGCTGTTGCGAGCGGTACGTTCGGCACCGCCCTGGAGTGGTTCGACTTTGCCGTGTACGGCACCCTTTCCGCCACCCTGTTTCCCCAGCTCTTCTTCCCTAGCTTCGACACGAACACAGCAATTCTTGCTTCGTTCGCAACCTTTGGGGCAGGCATGGTTGCGCGCCCGATGGGTGGAATCTTCTTTGGGGCGCTTGGCGACAAGATTGGCCGCCGAAATGTCCTGATGTTCACCCTTATGCTCATGGGTGTGTCCTCGGTACTGATCGGACTGCTCCCTGGCTACGCCACGGCGGGCCTTCTTGCTCCCACCCTCTTGGTCCTGCTGCGCTTTCTGCAGGGCTTCGCGCTGGGCGGCGAGGCTTCCGGGGTTCAGGTGCTCGTGGTAGAGCATGCACCGACGGCGCATCGAGGCCTATACGGCGGAATTTTGGCGACTGGTTCGCCCCTTGCTCAGACCTTCGCTTCGATCACGTTGACCGGACTGGCGATGTTTCTCTCAAAGGAGGACTTTGCCTCTTGGGGTTGGCGGGTCCCCTTCCTGATGGGTGTGCTGCTGCTCGTTGTAGGCGTGTTCATTCGCCGGAGGGTGGAAGAAACACCGGCCTTCAAGGAAAGCCAGAAGAAGGCAGCCGCTTCAGCGATTCCTCAGGAACGCGCACTGGCCGTGATCGTCAAGAAGCCGGGCACTGTCATCAAACTGGTGCTGTCCTGGGCAGCGTCCGCGGGATTGTTCTGGATCAGCGTTACGTACGCCGTGAACTACCTGACGAAAGAACTCGGCTATGACAACTCGATCACTTTCGGTCTCCTGCTCATGGCAAACCTCATCTCCATTCCGGCGGCGGTTCTTGGTGGCCGGCTCAGCGACCGTATCGGCCGGAAGAAGACCATGCTGCTGGGGCTGACCATGCAGGGTCTCGCGGCCGCCACGATGTTCCCCATCATGAATTCCATGAACTACCCGGCCAGTGTCGCGATCATCACACTGGCACTGTGCGGCATCCAAGTTACGGCAGGCACCCAGGCGGCGTTCTTCTCGGAGGCTCTCCCGACGTCCATGCGTTACACGGGATCGGCACTAGGCATGACTCTGGCCGGACTAATCTTCGGAGCTCCGATCCCGTTCATCGCAGCATGGATTTTCCAGAACACCAGCAACGGAATCCTGGCCCTGACTTGCATCGGCGTCGGGCTGGTGATTATCTCCATAATTGCCGTACTGAGCCTGCCCGAGCGCTATAAGCAGTCGCTCCACAGCGAACACTGA
- a CDS encoding nuclear transport factor 2 family protein: MCNADFDEVRNLKINYFRHLDAKRWTELRGVFHNEAQFAGFPFDAGDADAFVDGVSRFLDGVDSAHQGFMPQIASMGDDSMRAVWSMHDYLVWPRDSREYRGAKVPGLYGIRGYGHYEEEYRRVEGRWRISIMRLVRTRIELLTGDSSPLHRQDYFLAADPGWMSCRRSDLGG; the protein is encoded by the coding sequence ATGTGCAACGCGGACTTTGACGAGGTCCGGAACCTCAAAATCAACTATTTTCGACACCTTGACGCCAAACGCTGGACTGAACTTCGGGGGGTGTTCCATAACGAGGCGCAATTCGCAGGGTTTCCCTTCGACGCCGGTGATGCCGATGCCTTCGTTGACGGCGTCTCCCGCTTCCTGGACGGTGTCGATTCGGCGCACCAGGGCTTCATGCCCCAGATCGCCTCTATGGGTGATGATTCCATGCGCGCAGTGTGGTCGATGCACGACTATCTGGTCTGGCCGAGGGATAGTCGGGAGTACCGTGGAGCGAAGGTTCCGGGGCTATACGGCATACGGGGATATGGCCACTATGAGGAAGAGTATCGGCGCGTTGAGGGGCGGTGGCGCATCTCAATAATGCGTCTGGTCCGGACCAGGATCGAGCTCCTAACTGGCGACTCTTCGCCTCTGCATCGTCAGGACTACTTCCTGGCTGCCGATCCAGGTTGGATGTCATGCCGACGCTCGGACCTTGGCGGATAA
- a CDS encoding EthD family reductase produces MSLFKIVFLTRRKAGVSESKYLRHYSEVHFQLAVALPGLLAYYQQPILHGGWNATDSFPDYDALSEYSFETREAAERAFASAQGAALNEDTGYFIDWDTVLSIPVAVHQSYSAEKHWLAWDPVEARPRL; encoded by the coding sequence ATGAGCTTGTTTAAAATCGTCTTCCTAACCAGGCGCAAGGCTGGAGTATCCGAATCGAAATACCTCCGTCACTATTCTGAGGTCCACTTCCAACTTGCCGTCGCCCTGCCCGGACTATTGGCGTATTATCAACAGCCAATCCTGCACGGCGGTTGGAACGCTACGGATTCCTTCCCAGACTACGACGCACTTTCGGAATACTCCTTCGAAACGAGAGAAGCTGCCGAGCGGGCCTTCGCTTCGGCCCAAGGCGCGGCCCTTAACGAGGACACTGGATACTTCATCGATTGGGACACCGTACTCAGCATTCCAGTTGCAGTTCATCAGTCCTACAGCGCCGAAAAGCATTGGCTTGCATGGGATCCGGTGGAGGCACGGCCCCGGCTTTAG
- a CDS encoding MaoC/PaaZ C-terminal domain-containing protein encodes MSEQVQEKLVKGRPDHFWDALEAGDRLQSPGITVTDAHLVQWAGLTGDWVSLHLDEEYAAQTPFGQRIGHGPLTLSVGLGLMTQTGYFTNVIAWLGLDSVRAVKPVFIGDTIHVEATVSQSRETSNPAAGLWTIDYTVVKQDGTTVMTFSSSFLIKRR; translated from the coding sequence ATGAGCGAGCAAGTTCAGGAAAAGCTGGTTAAGGGACGCCCGGACCATTTCTGGGACGCCCTTGAGGCAGGCGACCGACTGCAAAGCCCCGGCATTACCGTCACCGATGCGCATCTGGTGCAGTGGGCAGGACTCACCGGCGACTGGGTTTCCCTTCACTTGGACGAGGAGTATGCCGCGCAGACCCCGTTCGGCCAGCGGATCGGCCACGGACCGCTCACCCTCTCTGTTGGTCTGGGCTTGATGACCCAGACGGGGTATTTCACCAATGTCATCGCATGGCTGGGCTTGGACTCAGTTCGGGCGGTCAAACCGGTATTCATCGGCGACACGATTCATGTTGAAGCCACAGTGAGCCAGTCCAGGGAAACCAGTAACCCCGCCGCAGGGCTGTGGACCATTGATTACACCGTGGTGAAGCAGGATGGCACTACCGTGATGACCTTCTCCAGCAGCTTCCTGATCAAGCGCCGCTAA
- a CDS encoding arginase family protein, translating to MTIAGPSASESNPTTLRLLWPQWQGATPENITALIPELPLAAAQTGYSIGSSILGALLPATDGPVLTVPVSSNTQDFESTQGIFAREAVLSQLTEAVGLIQEASPAKIVTLGGECSVSVAPFAHLAARYGDDLAIVWLDAHADCTLPDDAYDGYHAMALSHLIGKGDRDIVGALPATIAPSRVALAGVHAWTDWDLPNAREWGIQSFSAEDLNRGTETLLTWLEGTGCSKVAVHLDLDVVDSNDIVLGLGMEPGGLSREALIRTVTDLTTTAELVGVTVAEYVPRQVIAVQEILNALPLPK from the coding sequence ATGACCATCGCAGGACCCTCTGCATCTGAATCTAATCCAACGACACTTCGACTCTTGTGGCCCCAGTGGCAAGGGGCTACCCCGGAAAATATCACGGCATTGATCCCGGAACTCCCGCTGGCAGCCGCCCAAACCGGTTACAGCATAGGCTCCAGCATCCTGGGTGCGCTTCTTCCGGCAACGGACGGTCCTGTCCTAACGGTTCCTGTTTCATCAAACACTCAAGACTTCGAGTCAACTCAAGGCATCTTTGCCCGGGAAGCGGTCCTGTCGCAGCTGACCGAAGCCGTTGGATTGATACAGGAAGCCTCCCCGGCGAAAATTGTGACACTGGGGGGAGAGTGCTCCGTTAGCGTCGCCCCATTTGCTCACTTGGCAGCTAGGTACGGTGATGACCTTGCGATCGTGTGGTTGGATGCACATGCCGACTGCACGCTTCCTGACGATGCCTACGATGGATATCACGCCATGGCCTTGTCACACCTGATCGGCAAGGGAGACCGGGATATTGTCGGCGCACTACCAGCGACAATTGCCCCCTCTAGAGTTGCCCTCGCTGGCGTCCACGCGTGGACGGATTGGGATTTGCCGAACGCCCGCGAGTGGGGCATCCAAAGCTTCAGCGCCGAGGACCTCAACAGGGGTACTGAAACCCTACTCACATGGCTTGAAGGCACCGGCTGTTCCAAGGTTGCTGTCCACCTTGATCTGGACGTCGTGGACAGCAACGACATTGTTTTGGGTCTGGGCATGGAGCCAGGCGGCCTAAGCCGGGAGGCGCTCATCCGAACTGTTACTGATCTGACAACGACAGCCGAACTCGTGGGAGTAACTGTGGCCGAATACGTGCCCCGCCAGGTCATAGCTGTCCAGGAAATCCTCAACGCATTGCCATTGCCCAAATAA
- a CDS encoding AMP-binding protein, whose translation MRKLPASKRANETTLEDGDPESTFLVGFTAGTTAIPKAFTRSRSSWQASFEASIEFFDLRPEDKTLAPGPLSASLNLYALSECLYAGTEFHTLGKFDVGEAHEVIAHHGITRLVLAPTTLRLLSVRGLMASVDGSAINTVICAGSKLDARTLEAARRWTPNATIFEYYGAAELSFVSGRGFPAGRGIDPAGTAIGLTFPGVQVWILDDEGQHLPDGTPGNISILSPSVCQGYLWAPIETPSARWGSTTSWET comes from the coding sequence GTGCGCAAGCTTCCCGCGTCCAAGAGGGCGAACGAAACCACATTGGAAGACGGCGACCCGGAGTCCACCTTCCTCGTAGGTTTTACGGCCGGCACTACTGCCATACCAAAAGCATTTACCCGTTCTCGCAGCTCGTGGCAGGCCTCATTTGAGGCCTCTATTGAATTCTTTGACCTCCGGCCGGAGGACAAGACCCTTGCTCCCGGACCTCTTTCAGCCAGTCTGAATCTTTATGCCCTGTCCGAATGCCTCTACGCCGGGACTGAGTTTCACACGCTCGGAAAGTTTGATGTCGGAGAGGCCCACGAAGTCATCGCCCATCACGGCATAACCCGCCTCGTACTGGCGCCCACCACGCTCCGTCTACTGAGCGTGCGGGGTCTCATGGCGTCCGTGGACGGCTCGGCGATCAACACCGTCATCTGTGCCGGTTCCAAGCTCGACGCCCGTACGCTGGAAGCCGCGCGGCGTTGGACTCCGAACGCCACAATCTTTGAATACTACGGCGCCGCGGAACTAAGTTTCGTCTCTGGACGTGGTTTCCCGGCCGGGCGAGGAATCGACCCCGCTGGTACCGCGATCGGCCTGACGTTTCCGGGCGTCCAGGTCTGGATACTCGACGACGAGGGACAGCATCTGCCGGACGGAACGCCTGGAAACATCAGCATCCTAAGTCCCTCGGTCTGCCAAGGCTACCTTTGGGCGCCGATCGAAACGCCTTCCGCACGCTGGGGGAGCACTACATCGTGGGAGACGTAG
- a CDS encoding CoA ester lyase: MKPYRSVLFVPGHKRSWIDKALASEADAIIIDLEDSVPEADKTQARANALDALSTHTGDKGILIRPNALDTVHFGVDVADTTHGNLTGYLLPKLFSRDDVVRFDALVTAAEIARGVARGSVELIPSLETAASISKVDEILAGPRVGGVMAAAAKDADVSREVGFSWTAEGTETLYLRSKVVLAARAAGLRSIVLGLWQEVNNLDGLRHFAEANNRLGYTGQVLIHPTHAPVANESYGLTPSMRGYYEGLVEAFEEGQRQGHGAVSYRGDHIDLAHANHARQALAFAGNN; the protein is encoded by the coding sequence ATGAAGCCATACCGCTCCGTTCTCTTCGTCCCGGGCCACAAACGAAGCTGGATCGACAAAGCACTGGCCTCCGAGGCCGACGCGATCATCATCGACCTCGAGGACTCAGTTCCCGAAGCCGACAAGACACAAGCCCGGGCCAACGCCCTCGATGCCCTCAGCACCCACACCGGCGACAAGGGCATCCTTATCCGCCCCAACGCCCTGGACACTGTCCATTTCGGGGTAGACGTTGCCGACACCACGCACGGAAACCTGACGGGATACCTACTTCCGAAGCTCTTCTCACGCGATGACGTCGTGCGTTTCGACGCCCTCGTCACCGCTGCCGAAATCGCCCGTGGCGTGGCCAGAGGATCCGTTGAGCTGATTCCGTCCCTGGAAACTGCTGCTTCCATCAGCAAAGTTGACGAAATCCTTGCCGGTCCCAGGGTGGGCGGTGTCATGGCAGCAGCTGCCAAAGACGCAGACGTCTCCCGGGAAGTCGGCTTCAGCTGGACCGCCGAAGGAACCGAAACGCTCTACCTTCGCAGCAAAGTGGTCCTCGCCGCCCGCGCGGCGGGTCTGCGCAGCATCGTTCTGGGGCTCTGGCAGGAAGTCAACAACCTTGATGGACTTCGACATTTCGCTGAGGCAAACAACCGTCTGGGCTACACCGGCCAAGTGCTGATTCACCCGACCCATGCCCCCGTAGCCAACGAATCCTACGGCCTGACACCGAGCATGCGCGGCTACTACGAAGGCCTCGTTGAAGCGTTCGAAGAAGGCCAGCGACAGGGACACGGGGCGGTCTCCTACCGCGGAGATCACATCGACCTCGCCCACGCCAACCACGCCCGCCAGGCACTCGCCTTCGCCGGCAACAACTAA
- a CDS encoding class I adenylate-forming enzyme family protein, whose amino-acid sequence MGDVGYLQGGNLHILGRTSDIIITAGNNVYPHQVELAPSSVPGVENAVAVGMPDDLFGSRVVAGIVPSYGGLSATALGSALEDVLTASASPAKYYVLGELPLTDRGKISRPILADWIKNNDPRVRPLT is encoded by the coding sequence GTGGGAGACGTAGGCTACCTTCAGGGCGGCAACCTTCACATCCTCGGCCGGACCTCGGACATAATCATCACAGCCGGAAACAACGTGTACCCCCACCAGGTTGAACTCGCCCCCTCATCTGTCCCTGGCGTCGAAAATGCCGTGGCAGTGGGAATGCCCGATGACCTGTTTGGCTCCCGCGTTGTTGCGGGGATCGTTCCCTCGTATGGAGGACTGTCCGCGACCGCTCTTGGTTCAGCGCTCGAAGACGTACTCACCGCCTCCGCCAGCCCCGCAAAGTACTACGTTCTGGGCGAGCTGCCGCTGACCGATCGCGGAAAGATCAGCCGTCCGATCCTCGCGGACTGGATCAAAAATAATGACCCGAGGGTCCGCCCGCTGACCTAG
- a CDS encoding MaoC family dehydratase, translating to MAGMYYEDFQVGEIIRHEVTRTVTETDNLLITALTMNVQPLHLDAEFSAQSMYGKQIVNSIFTLGLVTGIPVQDTTLGTTLGNLGFRDIEFPKPVFFGDTLRVETEALDKRVSNSRPETGIVGIEHRGYNQRGEVVCVVRRTALMKRRETAQTEATANA from the coding sequence ATGGCCGGAATGTACTACGAAGACTTCCAGGTAGGCGAAATAATCCGCCACGAAGTCACCCGCACCGTCACGGAGACGGACAACCTGCTGATCACGGCGCTGACCATGAACGTCCAGCCGCTGCACCTCGATGCGGAGTTCTCGGCTCAAAGCATGTACGGCAAACAAATTGTCAACAGCATCTTCACCCTGGGCCTTGTCACCGGCATTCCCGTTCAGGACACGACGCTAGGAACGACGCTGGGTAATCTTGGTTTCCGGGACATCGAGTTCCCCAAGCCGGTCTTTTTCGGTGACACGCTCCGCGTGGAAACTGAAGCACTGGACAAGCGCGTCTCCAACTCAAGGCCGGAAACCGGGATTGTTGGAATCGAACACCGAGGCTACAACCAGCGCGGGGAAGTGGTGTGCGTAGTAAGGCGCACTGCCCTGATGAAACGACGTGAAACCGCTCAAACCGAGGCTACCGCGAACGCTTAA
- a CDS encoding NAD(P)-binding domain-containing protein — MTRDRSRLRCSAQQQARTKTLANLVAELGPKARASTPAEAVESGDLVIVSIPLAAFQEVPIEPLHGKTVIDTNNHYPELDGQIAELDEEFTTTSEILQAHLAQSNVVKDLLRTPHMSRPAQR, encoded by the coding sequence ATGACTCGCGATCGCAGCAGGTTACGATGTAGTGCTCAGCAACAGGCGAGGACCAAAACCCTTGCCAACCTCGTTGCCGAACTCGGACCCAAGGCACGCGCGTCAACCCCCGCCGAAGCCGTAGAAAGCGGCGATCTCGTCATCGTGAGCATTCCATTAGCGGCTTTCCAGGAAGTCCCCATCGAACCCCTACATGGCAAAACCGTGATCGACACCAACAATCACTACCCTGAGCTCGATGGGCAGATCGCCGAGCTGGATGAGGAATTCACCACCACGTCGGAAATCTTGCAGGCGCACCTGGCGCAGTCAAACGTCGTCAAGGATCTACTTCGAACACCTCACATGTCTCGCCCGGCCCAGCGGTGA